A window of Candidatus Spechtbacteria bacterium contains these coding sequences:
- a CDS encoding glycosyltransferase family 2 protein, with protein sequence MANNNQPHLSVIIPAYNEETRISKTLLEIDKYLSRQTYKSEIIVVNDGSTDGTARVVEKFQNLIANLRFENNRENHGKGYVVRQGMLAARGDIRLFTDADNSTSIEHIEKMWQHFSDGADVVIGSRDSKDAQGASQAVKQPFLKRLLGNMANMLIQIVAVWGIWDTQNGFKAFTAPAAKDIFSRARINRWGFDIEALALARALKYRIAIIPVHWVNDPATHVTLKGYINTFVELFKVRINLWSDAYGINKSNFREKSVHKSAVDMITVPKGKDIMKSISFSELSKVKSEPTKKVLEIKNEAVHKSDAVKTNKKENNP encoded by the coding sequence ATGGCAAACAATAACCAACCACATCTTTCAGTTATCATTCCCGCTTACAACGAGGAAACGCGTATTTCCAAAACGCTTCTTGAAATTGATAAATATTTAAGCAGGCAAACATACAAATCAGAAATCATTGTAGTAAACGACGGCTCAACCGATGGCACTGCGCGCGTGGTGGAAAAATTTCAAAATCTAATCGCAAATTTACGATTTGAAAATAACCGCGAAAACCATGGTAAGGGATATGTGGTGCGGCAAGGGATGTTGGCGGCGCGCGGTGACATCCGGCTCTTTACTGATGCTGATAATTCTACATCAATAGAACATATAGAAAAAATGTGGCAGCATTTTTCTGATGGAGCGGATGTTGTCATCGGCTCGCGCGACTCAAAAGACGCGCAAGGCGCGAGCCAGGCAGTGAAGCAGCCATTTTTAAAACGCTTGCTAGGAAATATGGCGAATATGCTGATTCAAATTGTGGCGGTGTGGGGCATTTGGGATACACAGAATGGCTTCAAAGCGTTTACCGCGCCGGCGGCTAAAGATATTTTTTCACGCGCGCGCATTAACCGTTGGGGTTTTGATATTGAGGCGCTGGCGCTGGCTCGCGCATTGAAATATCGCATAGCCATTATTCCCGTGCACTGGGTGAATGATCCGGCAACACACGTAACACTCAAAGGATACATAAATACATTCGTTGAACTTTTCAAGGTGAGAATAAATTTGTGGAGCGATGCTTATGGCATCAACAAATCAAATTTTCGCGAGAAGTCCGTTCATAAGTCCGCAGTAGATATGATAACTGTTCCGAAGGGAAAAGATATAATGAAATCTATTTCTTTTTCTGAACTTTCAAAAGTAAAGAGTGAACCGACGAAGAAAGTATTAGAAATAAAAAACGAAGCAGTCCATAAATCCGATGCCGTCAAAACAAACAAAAAAGAAAATAATCCTTGA